In Desulfuromonas sp. KJ2020, a single window of DNA contains:
- a CDS encoding ABC transporter ATP-binding protein has translation MTDSAQKKQREGFLSRWFLGRKKRERDDCECRSSYEDSHGVEIRIESLNKSFNGNHVLRDISLEIQPGETFSIIGPSGTGKSVLLKHIVKLLKPDSGRILIDGQDIFDNNNRQEKPPYRYSMVFQTSALFNSLTVGENVGLWLRENRICTEARIRRIIREKLRLVGLGGKENLMPSELSGGMKKRVAIARSLAMNPDLILYDEPTAELDPVTSDELARVIMNLKNRVNLTTIIVSHDLNFALYLSDRVAMMNDQGIVEIGTPAEIKASQNPAVRKFIYTTTKGIQGEK, from the coding sequence ATGACAGATAGCGCTCAAAAAAAACAACGGGAGGGTTTCTTAAGCCGTTGGTTCCTCGGTCGCAAGAAGAGAGAGCGGGATGACTGCGAGTGTCGCAGCAGCTACGAAGATTCTCATGGGGTTGAAATCCGCATCGAGAGTTTGAACAAGTCCTTCAATGGCAATCACGTTCTCAGGGACATCAGCCTGGAGATTCAACCCGGGGAGACATTTTCCATCATCGGGCCCTCGGGCACCGGCAAAAGCGTCCTTCTCAAGCATATCGTCAAGCTGTTGAAGCCGGACAGCGGCCGGATTCTCATTGACGGGCAGGATATCTTCGACAATAACAACCGTCAGGAGAAACCTCCATACCGCTACAGTATGGTGTTTCAGACGTCCGCCCTCTTCAATTCCCTGACCGTCGGCGAAAATGTCGGCTTGTGGCTGCGTGAAAACAGAATTTGTACTGAAGCGCGCATTCGCAGGATTATCCGGGAAAAGCTCAGACTCGTTGGTCTGGGGGGCAAGGAAAATCTCATGCCCTCGGAACTTTCCGGGGGCATGAAAAAGCGGGTGGCCATCGCGCGTTCACTGGCCATGAACCCCGATCTGATTCTTTACGATGAGCCCACAGCCGAGCTCGATCCGGTGACCTCCGACGAATTGGCCAGGGTGATCATGAATCTTAAAAACAGAGTCAATCTGACGACGATCATCGTCAGCCATGACTTGAACTTCGCTCTTTATCTTTCTGATCGCGTGGCGATGATGAATGATCAAGGCATTGTCGAGATTGGAACCCCCGCGGAGATCAAGGCCAGCCAGAACCCGGCGGTCCGCAAATTCATCTACACGACGACCAAAGGCATCCAAGGAGAAAAGTGA
- a CDS encoding ABC transporter permease, with amino-acid sequence MIEKIGTRILSFAETAGEMLLLFLKTVFYFKEAPRNLPAIFRQLYDIGIGTLPIAALMSLFVGMVLALQTGSELALYGTQEAIGAIVGLSLVKELGPVMTSLLVAGRIGSAMSAEVGAMKVYEEIDALKTLQIDPIRYLAMPRLLGCLFAVPALVVFSMIIGIVGGAIVSDINPEINVPFNVYYDNLIRSLNYHDILKGLVKATVFGGIVAHVGCYVGFKTSGGARGIGQSTTESVVMSFLLIFIADYFLTRLMM; translated from the coding sequence ATGATTGAGAAAATAGGCACGCGCATTCTGAGCTTCGCCGAAACGGCGGGGGAGATGTTGCTGCTTTTTCTAAAAACAGTCTTCTATTTCAAGGAAGCCCCTCGAAATCTGCCGGCCATTTTCCGGCAGCTGTACGACATCGGCATCGGTACTCTTCCGATTGCGGCCCTGATGAGTCTTTTTGTCGGTATGGTCCTGGCGCTGCAGACCGGTTCGGAGCTCGCTCTTTACGGCACCCAGGAAGCGATTGGCGCCATTGTGGGACTTTCCCTGGTCAAGGAATTGGGCCCGGTCATGACCAGTCTGCTGGTGGCGGGTCGCATCGGTTCGGCTATGTCCGCCGAGGTCGGGGCCATGAAAGTCTATGAAGAAATCGACGCCCTTAAAACCCTGCAGATCGACCCGATCCGCTATCTGGCCATGCCCAGACTGCTGGGCTGCCTCTTTGCCGTGCCGGCCCTGGTCGTTTTTTCCATGATCATCGGTATTGTTGGCGGTGCTATCGTCAGTGACATCAACCCCGAGATCAACGTACCTTTCAATGTGTATTACGATAACCTCATCCGTTCGCTGAACTACCATGACATTCTTAAAGGCCTGGTCAAGGCGACCGTTTTTGGCGGCATCGTGGCCCATGTCGGCTGCTATGTCGGTTTTAAAACATCCGGCGGCGCCCGCGGTATCGGGCAATCGACGACGGAGTCTGTGGTCATGTCTTTTCTGTTGATCTTTATTGCCGACTACTTTCTCACCCGCCTTATGATGTAA
- a CDS encoding MlaD family protein, which translates to MGLSIEKKVGGFFLIALFALGVFIELVEDWNPFVEQRDYFTYFSSAVGIKLGDPVRIAGVEVGKVTTIGIEDSKVRIDFYVLDGTVIKTDSYAEIRQTNLLGGQFLGVTFGSTDAQPLPSGSEIPSLEKTNIDQLISNFDRNQERVLGTLGDILEKSEGPIVESVQRIENIVAKIDMGEGMLGKLVNDAALYEDLQLTVASLNQVLRRIENGEGTLGRLVTDPALYEETTATMANLRVLSNSLRNGEGTLGKLFTDDTLYADASDTLAELRAITRKINEGEGTLGKLVNEDSLYIEGEKTLANLSSITAKINEGQGTLGKLVNEDELYRDTQSAVKKVEKAVDSMGDSGPISVLGTAVGTLF; encoded by the coding sequence ATGGGCCTTTCCATTGAAAAAAAAGTAGGGGGATTTTTCCTGATCGCCCTTTTTGCGCTAGGCGTTTTTATTGAACTGGTGGAAGACTGGAATCCCTTTGTCGAGCAGAGGGACTATTTCACCTATTTTTCCTCTGCGGTCGGCATCAAACTAGGGGATCCCGTCCGCATCGCCGGCGTCGAGGTAGGAAAAGTCACCACCATCGGCATCGAAGACAGCAAGGTCCGCATCGACTTTTACGTTCTCGACGGAACGGTCATCAAGACCGATTCGTATGCCGAGATTCGGCAGACCAACCTTTTGGGCGGGCAATTTCTCGGAGTGACCTTTGGGTCCACCGATGCTCAGCCTCTGCCTTCCGGTTCGGAAATTCCCAGTCTCGAAAAAACCAATATCGATCAGTTGATATCCAATTTCGACCGCAATCAGGAAAGGGTGCTGGGTACCCTGGGGGATATTCTGGAAAAAAGTGAAGGACCCATCGTGGAGTCTGTTCAGCGCATTGAAAATATCGTGGCCAAGATCGACATGGGCGAAGGGATGCTCGGGAAACTGGTTAACGACGCCGCCCTTTATGAAGATCTTCAGCTTACGGTGGCCAGTCTGAATCAGGTTCTGCGCCGCATCGAAAACGGGGAGGGCACCTTGGGACGTCTGGTGACCGATCCAGCCCTTTATGAGGAAACTACCGCGACCATGGCGAATCTTCGGGTATTATCCAACTCTCTGCGTAATGGAGAAGGAACCCTTGGCAAACTGTTCACTGATGACACGTTGTATGCCGATGCGTCGGATACCCTGGCAGAATTGCGGGCCATCACCCGGAAGATTAACGAAGGAGAAGGAACGCTGGGCAAACTGGTCAATGAGGACAGTCTTTACATTGAAGGTGAAAAAACCCTTGCCAACCTCAGCAGTATTACCGCCAAAATTAATGAAGGGCAGGGAACTCTTGGTAAACTCGTGAATGAAGATGAGCTTTATCGCGACACCCAATCCGCCGTTAAAAAAGTGGAAAAAGCGGTGGATTCCATGGGTGACAGTGGCCCCATTTCCGTCTTGGGAACGGCCGTCGGCACCTTGTTCTAG
- a CDS encoding lipopolysaccharide assembly protein LapB produces MVLKSQVEESLAPHAYILWTPQESPVVLVGPEQRPVTLPLIPLPLHGRKMKSEAPTAIDIGQGVYDYLRQFPDCPHNVQYAEILRDAYPHFLADLGSQIAMLDHKDVDADYVKRKITYLKIFALLEPGKVSLFQTIGIAYYDLALTFSELRHCYRHLVSAAAFLQKADHLKSGDVGVQNYLGQIDYLMGDYPGAIRRWSQLIPSLADEKIRTLFKEKVARLEQDGLPEEPMVNHLEAIGAAMAAYGQGSVREALEIMEYLEEQTPVVQEFPSAQFYVLLALCRRQTGDTGGAMVALQKALELDPDFGPAKEEMEALTARETM; encoded by the coding sequence ATGGTACTGAAATCACAAGTTGAAGAATCGCTCGCACCACATGCCTACATTCTGTGGACGCCCCAGGAATCCCCTGTTGTTCTTGTGGGTCCCGAGCAGCGACCTGTTACACTGCCCCTGATCCCTTTGCCGCTGCATGGTCGGAAAATGAAGAGTGAAGCACCTACGGCCATCGACATTGGTCAGGGGGTTTACGATTATCTTCGCCAGTTTCCCGACTGCCCCCACAATGTGCAATATGCCGAAATATTGCGGGACGCCTATCCCCACTTTCTAGCGGATCTCGGCTCCCAGATCGCCATGCTCGACCACAAGGATGTTGATGCCGACTACGTCAAACGAAAGATTACCTACCTGAAAATTTTTGCCCTGCTGGAACCGGGCAAGGTTTCCCTGTTCCAGACCATCGGTATCGCCTATTACGATCTGGCCCTGACCTTCAGCGAGCTGCGCCACTGCTATCGTCACCTGGTGTCGGCCGCCGCTTTTCTGCAGAAGGCCGACCATTTGAAATCAGGTGATGTGGGCGTGCAGAACTATCTGGGACAGATTGACTATCTCATGGGGGACTATCCGGGCGCCATCCGTCGCTGGTCGCAGCTGATTCCCTCGCTTGCCGATGAAAAGATCCGGACGCTGTTCAAGGAAAAGGTGGCCCGTCTCGAGCAGGACGGTCTGCCCGAAGAACCAATGGTAAACCACCTGGAAGCTATCGGTGCTGCCATGGCGGCCTACGGCCAGGGCTCCGTTCGCGAGGCTCTGGAGATTATGGAGTACCTGGAAGAACAGACTCCCGTCGTTCAGGAATTCCCCTCCGCGCAGTTTTACGTGCTCCTCGCCCTCTGCCGTCGCCAAACCGGCGACACGGGCGGGGCGATGGTGGCCCTGCAAAAGGCCTTGGAACTCGATCCCGATTTTGGCCCGGCCAAGGAAGAGATGGAAGCCCTTACTGCTAGAGAAACAATGTGA
- a CDS encoding CoA-binding protein: MSQNETDIRNILSTHKTIAMVGASSNPERASNHVLEYLLQAGYTVFPVNPKDEELFGQKVYRRLEDIPHPIDIVDVFRNPADAPAVAREAVEAGAKVLWLQEGVISEEAARIAAEGGLRVVMDRCMLKEHQRLKI, translated from the coding sequence ATGTCCCAAAACGAGACTGATATCCGAAATATCCTTTCCACCCATAAAACCATTGCCATGGTTGGCGCCTCCTCCAATCCCGAGCGGGCCAGCAACCATGTCCTTGAATATCTGCTACAGGCCGGCTATACGGTCTTTCCGGTCAACCCCAAGGACGAAGAACTCTTCGGCCAAAAGGTCTATCGCCGCCTTGAGGATATCCCCCATCCTATCGATATCGTCGATGTCTTCCGCAACCCCGCCGACGCCCCGGCTGTCGCCCGTGAAGCCGTTGAAGCTGGCGCCAAAGTGCTGTGGCTGCAGGAAGGAGTCATCAGCGAAGAGGCCGCCCGGATCGCTGCCGAAGGCGGTCTGCGTGTGGTGATGGACCGTTGCATGCTCAAAGAACATCAACGCCTCAAGATCTAA